The Nitrospira sp. region GCCTGTGAGGGGATCAGGAGCACGGATAAATTACAGCGATCCATCACATGCCGGCCAAGCGCACGAGCCTGTTCAACCAGCCAGCGAAAGTTTGGATTCAGTTCCGGCGCGCCCCCCGTCAGATCGACCGTGGGAATGTCGGTCTTAGCGAGCGCCTGCATGCACAGCTCGGCTGTGTCGCGCGACATGCGTTCGGTCCGATCCGGGCCTGCATCTACATGACAGTGCTTGCAGGTCTGGTTGCAGAGCTTGCCCACGTTGATTTGGAAGACGGTTATCCCAGTGGCTCGAAGCGGGAAGAGGCCGGCTTGTTCGAGCCGAGTCTTAAACGACGCCTGGCCGTGCGTATCGGCCAACAGTTTGAGCTGTTCGGCTGCAGAGGCTAGTGGATGGTGTTCTCCCAATAGGGTCAGCGGCATGTCGAGGCCCTCACAAACACAACAGTCCCTCTCACGAGCCAAGCCACCTCAGCGTACATGCGTCACCGCGGTCAAAACAGTTTCAGGGAAGCGCACCTCGCAACACCCAAAATTCAGGGCCTGCCCTTGCCGATTCGCTAACGCCCGTTGGACGGTCGGAGCGATGCGATAGCAGACCTGCTTGCCGTCCCGGAGCCCTTCGACTAACCCGGCATCGCGAAGAATGCGAAGATGATGGGAGATGTGCGGCTGCGGACAGCGCAATTCTCGCACAAGCTCCGTCACGCATTTCTCCTCGACCAGCAGGGACTCCAGAAGACGCAGCCGGGTCTTATCTGCCAACGCTTTCAGCACC contains the following coding sequences:
- a CDS encoding metalloregulator ArsR/SmtB family transcription factor — protein: MKCASTSDTLTVGQCATVLKALADKTRLRLLESLLVEEKCVTELVRELRCPQPHISHHLRILRDAGLVEGLRDGKQVCYRIAPTVQRALANRQGQALNFGCCEVRFPETVLTAVTHVR